One window of Campylobacter concisus genomic DNA carries:
- the rpsK gene encoding 30S ribosomal protein S11, with protein sequence MAKRKIVKKKVVRKSIAKGIVYISATFNNTMVTVTDEMGNAIAWSSAGGLGFKGSKKSTPYAAQQAVEDALNKAKEHGIKEVGVKVQGPGSGRETAVKSVGTVEGIKVSFFKDITPLPHNGCRPPKRRRV encoded by the coding sequence ATGGCGAAAAGAAAAATTGTTAAGAAAAAAGTAGTTAGAAAAAGTATAGCCAAAGGTATCGTTTATATCAGTGCAACATTTAACAATACTATGGTAACTGTAACTGATGAAATGGGAAATGCTATTGCATGGAGTAGTGCAGGTGGCTTAGGCTTTAAAGGTAGTAAAAAATCAACTCCTTATGCAGCTCAACAGGCAGTTGAAGATGCTCTAAATAAAGCAAAAGAGCATGGTATAAAAGAAGTTGGTGTTAAGGTTCAAGGTCCAGGTAGCGGACGTGAAACGGCTGTTAAAAGTGTAGGAACTGTTGAAGGAATTAAAGTATCTTTCTTTAAAGACATTACACCTTTACCACACAATGGTTGTAGACCGCCAAAACGCCGCCGCGTATAA
- a CDS encoding DNA-directed RNA polymerase subunit alpha — translation MRKITTSAYMPTEIEVKSVSENVANITAYPFEAGYAVTLAHPLRRLLYTSTVGFAPIGVKIKGVSHEFDSMRGMLEDVAFFIINLKKIRFKLKSASEREVIEYSFKGPKEITGADLNNDLVEIVNPDAYLATINEDAELNFSVIIQKGIGYVPSEEIREEIEDDYIALDAFFTPVKKAVYDIQNVLVEDDPDYEKIVFTITTDGQVSPIEAFKNCLEAMYQQMSVFKGILDIDVSTPVTSSSAGGEFSKLLSSVEDLNLSARSFNCLDKADIRFIGELALMDENELKELKNLGKKSLEEIKAVMEEIGYPVGTDVLKDGKEQLRKKITELKAQMSVKE, via the coding sequence ATGAGAAAGATTACTACATCAGCTTATATGCCAACTGAAATTGAAGTTAAAAGTGTTAGCGAAAATGTTGCTAACATTACAGCGTATCCTTTTGAGGCGGGCTATGCTGTTACCTTGGCTCACCCATTGCGTCGTCTTCTTTACACAAGCACAGTAGGTTTTGCTCCTATTGGCGTAAAGATAAAAGGCGTTAGCCATGAATTTGATAGTATGCGTGGTATGCTAGAAGACGTAGCATTTTTTATTATAAATTTGAAAAAAATCAGATTTAAATTAAAAAGCGCCAGCGAGCGCGAAGTTATAGAGTATAGCTTTAAAGGACCAAAAGAGATAACTGGGGCTGATCTAAATAATGATCTAGTTGAGATCGTTAACCCAGATGCATACCTTGCTACAATAAATGAAGATGCTGAGTTAAATTTTTCAGTTATCATTCAAAAAGGTATCGGATATGTTCCTAGTGAAGAGATCAGAGAAGAGATCGAAGACGACTATATCGCACTTGATGCTTTTTTTACACCTGTTAAAAAAGCAGTTTATGATATACAAAATGTCTTGGTTGAGGATGACCCAGACTATGAAAAGATTGTATTTACTATAACAACTGATGGTCAAGTTAGTCCGATAGAGGCTTTTAAAAATTGTTTAGAAGCCATGTATCAACAAATGTCAGTATTTAAAGGAATTTTAGATATTGATGTTAGTACTCCAGTTACTAGCTCAAGTGCAGGCGGTGAGTTTTCAAAGTTACTTTCTAGCGTAGAAGATCTAAATTTAAGCGCTAGAAGTTTCAACTGCCTTGACAAAGCTGATATTAGATTTATTGGCGAGCTTGCATTAATGGACGAAAATGAGCTTAAAGAGCTTAAAAATTTAGGTAAAAAATCTCTTGAAGAGATTAAGGCGGTTATGGAAGAGATAGGCTATCCAGTTGGTACCGATGTGTTAAAAGATGGCAAAGAGCAACTAAGAAAGAAAATAACCGAGCTTAAAGCACAAATGAGTGTAAAAGAATAA
- the rpsM gene encoding 30S ribosomal protein S13, which yields MARIAGVDLPNKKRIEYGLTYIYGIGLYKSRQILDAAGISYDKRVYELSEDEAAAIRKEIQEHHVVEGDLRKQVAMDIKALMDLGSYRGLRHRKGLPVRGQKTKTNARTRKGRRKTVGAATK from the coding sequence ATGGCACGTATTGCAGGTGTAGATTTACCAAACAAAAAGAGAATAGAGTATGGTTTGACTTATATCTATGGTATAGGTCTTTATAAATCTCGTCAAATTCTTGACGCAGCTGGAATTTCTTACGACAAGAGAGTTTATGAGCTTAGTGAAGATGAAGCGGCAGCTATCCGTAAAGAAATTCAAGAGCATCACGTCGTTGAGGGTGACTTGAGAAAACAAGTTGCTATGGATATCAAAGCTCTTATGGATCTTGGAAGTTATAGAGGTCTTCGCCATAGAAAGGGTCTTCCTGTTCGTGGTCAAAAGACTAAAACTAATGCTAGAACCAGAAAAGGCAGACGTAAAACTGTCGGTGCAGCTACTAAGTAA
- the infA gene encoding translation initiation factor IF-1 — MAKDDVIEIDGNVVEALPNATFKVELDNKHIILCHIAGKMRMHYIKIMPGDRVKVELTPYSLDKGRITYRYK, encoded by the coding sequence GTGGCAAAAGACGATGTCATTGAGATTGATGGAAATGTTGTTGAAGCACTACCAAATGCAACTTTTAAAGTTGAGCTTGACAACAAACATATAATTTTATGTCATATCGCCGGTAAGATGAGAATGCATTATATAAAGATAATGCCTGGCGACCGCGTAAAAGTAGAACTTACGCCATATAGCCTAGATAAAGGCAGGATCACTTATAGATATAAGTAA
- the rplQ gene encoding 50S ribosomal protein L17: MRHKHGYRKLGRTSSHRSALLKNLAIAIIKSEKIETTLPKAKELRSYVEKLITRARKGDSNAHRAVFASLQDKETTNKLVTEVAPKFKERNGGYTRIIKTRVRRGDAAEMAYIELVAE, translated from the coding sequence ATGAGACATAAACACGGATATCGCAAACTTGGTAGAACGTCATCTCATAGATCTGCATTGCTTAAGAATTTAGCGATAGCTATCATCAAAAGCGAAAAGATAGAGACAACTTTACCAAAAGCAAAAGAGCTTAGAAGCTATGTTGAAAAGCTTATCACAAGAGCTAGAAAGGGAGATTCTAACGCTCACAGAGCAGTATTTGCTTCATTGCAAGACAAAGAGACTACAAATAAGCTAGTTACTGAAGTAGCTCCAAAATTTAAAGAGCGCAACGGTGGCTATACAAGAATCATCAAAACTCGCGTTCGCAGAGGCGACGCAGCCGAGATGGCTTATATAGAGCTAGTAGCTGAATAA
- the rpsD gene encoding 30S ribosomal protein S4, translating into MARYTGPVEKLERRLGVSLALKGERRLAGKSAFEKRPYAPGQHGQRRAKISEYGLQLREKQKAKFMYGVSEKQFRRLFQEAARREGNTGALLVQLLEQRLDNVVYRMGFATTRRFARQLVTHGHILVNGKRVDIPSYRVEPGAKVEIVEKSKNNPQIVRAIDLTAQTGIVAWVDVEKEKKFGIFTRNPEREEVIIPVEERFIVELYSK; encoded by the coding sequence ATGGCTAGATATACAGGACCTGTTGAAAAATTAGAAAGACGTCTTGGTGTGTCTCTTGCGTTAAAGGGCGAAAGAAGACTTGCTGGTAAAAGTGCTTTTGAAAAAAGACCTTATGCACCAGGACAACATGGACAAAGAAGAGCAAAAATAAGCGAATATGGCTTACAACTTCGCGAGAAACAAAAAGCTAAATTTATGTACGGTGTTTCAGAGAAACAATTTAGAAGATTATTTCAAGAAGCAGCACGCCGCGAGGGCAACACTGGTGCTCTTTTGGTTCAACTGCTAGAGCAAAGACTAGATAATGTTGTTTACAGAATGGGCTTTGCAACAACTCGTCGTTTTGCTCGCCAGCTAGTAACTCATGGACATATTTTAGTAAATGGTAAAAGAGTAGATATACCATCTTACAGAGTTGAGCCAGGTGCAAAAGTAGAGATTGTTGAAAAATCTAAGAACAATCCACAAATTGTTCGTGCAATAGATCTTACAGCGCAAACTGGTATTGTTGCTTGGGTAGATGTTGAAAAAGAGAAAAAATTTGGAATTTTCACTAGAAATCCAGAAAGAGAAGAGGTTATCATTCCTGTTGAGGAAAGATTTATAGTAGAGCTTTATTCAAAATAA
- the rpmJ gene encoding 50S ribosomal protein L36 gives MKVRPSVKKMCDKCKIVKRSGIIRVICENPKHKQRQG, from the coding sequence ATGAAAGTTCGTCCTTCTGTAAAGAAGATGTGTGACAAATGTAAAATTGTCAAACGTAGTGGCATAATTCGTGTTATCTGCGAAAATCCAAAACATAAACAAAGACAAGGATAA
- the map gene encoding type I methionyl aminopeptidase has protein sequence MAITLKRPAEIEKMRAANKIVARTLDHVSTIIKPGISLLEIDKICEDMIRAAGAKPAFKGLYGFPNAACISVNEVVIHGIPNEYKLKEGDIVSVDIGSNLDGYFGDSARTFGVGKISKEDEALIACSKDALYFAIDIIRAGMHFKEICYELEKFIIGRGYVPLRGYCGHGIGKRPHEEPEIPNYLEGNNPKAGPKIKEGMVFCIEPMICQKDGTPVLGSDNWKVTSKDGLRTSHYEHCMAIVNGKAEILSQA, from the coding sequence ATGGCTATCACGCTTAAAAGACCAGCTGAGATAGAGAAAATGAGAGCGGCGAACAAGATCGTCGCTCGAACTCTTGATCATGTTTCTACAATCATAAAACCTGGAATTTCACTTCTTGAGATAGATAAAATTTGTGAAGATATGATAAGGGCTGCTGGAGCAAAACCTGCTTTTAAAGGGCTCTATGGCTTTCCAAATGCAGCTTGCATAAGCGTCAATGAAGTGGTGATCCACGGAATCCCAAATGAATACAAGCTAAAAGAGGGTGATATCGTTAGCGTTGATATCGGCTCAAATTTAGATGGTTATTTTGGTGATTCAGCTAGGACTTTTGGGGTTGGTAAAATTTCAAAAGAAGACGAGGCTTTGATTGCTTGCTCAAAAGATGCGCTATATTTTGCGATTGATATCATAAGAGCTGGTATGCATTTTAAAGAAATTTGCTACGAGCTTGAGAAATTTATAATAGGCAGAGGCTATGTACCTTTACGTGGGTATTGTGGTCATGGCATAGGCAAAAGGCCACACGAAGAGCCAGAAATTCCAAACTATCTTGAAGGAAACAACCCAAAAGCTGGACCAAAGATAAAAGAGGGAATGGTATTTTGTATAGAGCCGATGATCTGCCAAAAAGACGGCACGCCAGTTTTAGGAAGCGATAACTGGAAAGTAACCTCAAAAGATGGTTTAAGAACTAGCCATTATGAGCATTGCATGGCGATAGTTAATGGCAAAGCCGAAATTTTAAGCCAAGCGTAA